In a genomic window of Penaeus vannamei isolate JL-2024 chromosome 10, ASM4276789v1, whole genome shotgun sequence:
- the LOC113811831 gene encoding CXXC motif containing zinc binding protein, with translation MPVYKVAIKAQFENVTDLEAPGEDFQYCIKTQCNTCNEVSEKWQYVSGDEQVEMPGSRGTCNMLYKCKLCNRVNTMDVLVQKKKLYTADDVPKMKEVIAFECRGMSVVNFKFGKGWQCKGSESGTPFLDLDLDEEWCDYDEDGNCPVGISELEYKIV, from the exons ATGCCG GTGTACAAGGTAGCCATAAAAGCCCAGTTTGAAAATGTGACCGATTTGGAGGCCCCGGGAGAAGACTTCCAGTATTGCATTAAG ACTCAGTGCAACACATGCAACGAAGTGAGTGAGAAGTGGCAGTACGTGTCAGGGGACGAGCAGGTGGAAATGCCAGGGTCACGGGGCACTTGCAACATGCTCTACAAGTGCAAGCTATGCAACAGAGTTAACACAATGG ACGTCCTCGTTCAGAAGAAAAAGTTGTACACAGCAGACGACGTCCCCAAAATGAAGGAGGTCATAGCCTTTGAATGCCGAGGAATGAGTGTGGTCAACTTCAAATTCGGA AAAGGATGGCAGTGCAAAGGCAGTGAGAGTGGGACCCCCTTCCTCGACCTGGACCTTGATGAGGAGTGGTGCGACTATGATGAAGACGGCAACTGCCCTGTTGGCATCTCAGAACTGGAGTACAAGATCGTGTAA
- the spoon gene encoding KH domain-containing protein akap-1 isoform X3: MKVALGAAAAITGASALIYIILRSRKWQTEQGGKDVPGSRHKVGTLGQVSSHEKSDVHVGGKTEPQRESKDHQEKNNYVSYKNLNGHVPANEDSDLSPDDFAPRSEGFVDGEKEKTSKEINTDKCGSPEEVPSNAGNETQDNCKETTVKVDVLTSCIVTLNATSCLGDECQLEGKERPVNDELEIEGNKEEIDGKHVDVIPSKESEVVQHLESAKPDTAETPGSSPNSTSESSIIHMPEDASTGEKEADQACQQDDNYSTDRDMQEDIVHVTKVCLREALPRDQDVPRLSQEEVNKSNMSPSTNIESQIIASALCVDEAVDSNDAGKVQKSESSLSNTQNEEISNEVKEEAKEELTLTLSASALEKIKNVPVMESKPELEAEAINQNDSIVDVSSSNVDASSVETTKIDNCEEMVVEKRELDCLVEEKKLEQDDGIQQDISLVKVESVVTQDSSTKPSVIKENCVDETVLVNGIEMSDNTTSVQKNADVKAEVIPNVTAEVIPDVTAKFIPDVTAETIPAVDAVPDCNDKQILNWAAEVQEEIAREKAELHTTEPEPKHPVCKVKVSEAPSDSTEQKSNKKNSTVPSSKDSLKQGSTKKPAKEASERGRRRRGAKQAPPRNEVPPELKTNNNVSHTKENSQTVGVEPATTDLENYPISEPDSHNCDSQSLKSIDSGQGSIEVEPETVFNPSACPVFSQEQFLFYEFEIPQTLVGRLIGRKGAFVNKIKATTDATLIVYPHKNRRLKLCSVEGTRQQVDAAIRMIRDHFPLDRYPDVTLEQVSGRAPVQPAVQPTVNTQAMQIELTAGVVVEVRVSSVMSGGELWVQQPLHPSFSALQRLHSCMNLNYGDGSNTPPLPVPIQEGTVCVGHVARQWMRCQVLSCTEESAMAVLLDVGGVLNLPTSDLRQIRYDYMTLPFQASQCLLHGIQPVGEDGWDDTSAAVLEELVSGTILFTTVVSYTEDGVPLVNLYRRQQDQYINLNEKMVHLGHAKWIAPPSAS, translated from the exons ATGAAGGTTGCCCTGGGAGCAGCGGCAGCCATTACTGGGGCTAGTGCCCTAATCTACATAATCCTAAGGTCACGTAAGTGGCAAACAGAGCAAGGAGGCAAGGATGTCCCAGGCTCCAGGCACAAGGTTGGCACACTTGGCCAAGTGTCGTCACATGAAAAATCAGACGTGCATGTGGGGGGGAAAACTGAGCCCCAAAGGGAGTCCAAAGATCACCAGGAGAAGAATAACTATGTTTCCTATAAGAACCTAAATGGCCACGTGCCAGCGAATGAGGACAGTGATTTGTCACCAGATGATTTTGCACCCAGAAGTGAAGGGTTTgttgatggggaaaaggagaagaccaGCAAGGAGATAAACACTGATAAATGCGGGTCTCCTGAAGAAGTTCCTTCCAATGCAGGTAATGAGACCCAAGACAACTGCAAGGAAACCACTGTCAAGGTTGATGTGCTCACTTCCTGCATTGTGACATTGAATGCTACTAGTTGTTTGGGAGATGAATGCCAGCTGGAAGGTAAGGAGAGGCCAGTGAATGATGAACTAGAAATTGAAGGTAATAAGGAGGAAATTGATGGAAAGCATGTGGATGTTATCCCCTCCAAGGAAAGTGAAGTTGTCCAGCATCTTGAAAGTGCCAAACCTGACACCGCGGAAACCCCTGGTAGCTCTCCTAATAGTACTTCGGAATCTAGCATTATTCATATGCCAGAAGATGCATCAACAGGTGAAAAGGAAGCTGATCAGGCATGTCAACAGGATGATAACTATTCTACTGACAGAGACATGCAGGAGGACATTGTACACGTCACAAAGGTGTGTCTTAGGGAAGCATTACCTAGAGACCAAGATGTGCCAAGACTCTCTCAAGAGGAAGTGAACAAGAGTAACATGTCACCCAGTACAAACATTGAGAGCCAAATCATAGCCTCTGCATTGTGTGTCGATGAAGCTGTAGATAGTAATGATGCAGGCAAAGTACAAAAATCTGAGTCATCACTTTCTAATACACAGAATGAAGAAATTTCAaatgaggtgaaggaagaagcaaaagaagaattgACTTTAACTCTATCTGCCAGTGCTCttgaaaagataaagaatgtACCTGTAATGGAAAGCAAACCAGAATTAGAGGCAGAGGCAATTAACCAAAATGATAGTATTGTTGATGTTTCTAGTAGTAATGTAGATGCAAGTTCTGTTGAAACCACAAAAATTGATAATTGTGAAGAGATGGTAGTGGAGAAAAGAGAACTAGATTGTTTGGTAGAAGAAAAGAAGTTGGAGCAAGATGATGGAATCCAACAAGATATTAGTTTGGTAAAGGTTGAATCTGTTGTTACGCAAGACTCATCTACTAAGCCATCTGTCATCAAAGAAAACTGTGTTGATGAGACTGTATTAGTCAATGGAATTGAGATGTCTGACAATACCACTAGTGTTCAGAAAAATGCTGATGTAAAAGCTGAGGTTATTCCAAATGTGACAGCTGAAGTTATTCCTGATGTGACAGCTAAATTTATTCCTGATGTAACAGCTGAAACTATTCCTGCAGTTGATGCTGTGCCAGATTGTAATGACAAACAAATTTTGAACTGGGCTGCTGAAGTGCAAGAAGAAATTGCAAGAGAAAAGGCTGAGCTTCACACCACTGAGCCTGAGCCAAAGCACCCAGTGTGCAAAGTCAAGGTGTCTGAAGCACCTTCTGACAGCACTGAACagaaatcaaacaaaaagaaTAGTACAGTTCCCTCATCCAAAGACAGCTTAAAACAAGGTAGCACAAAGAAGCCTGCAAAGGAGGCCTCagaaaggggcaggaggaggagaggggccaAGCAGGCCCCCCCTCGAAATGAAGTTCCACCCGAGCTGAAGACCAACAACAATGTAAGCCACACAAAGGAAAATTCCCAGACCGTAGGAGTGGAACCAGCAACTACTGATCTGGAAAACTACCCCATCTCGGAGCCTGACAGCCACAATTGTGACTCGCAAAGCTTG AAATCAATTGACAGCGGCCAGGGAAGTATTGAAGTAGAACCCGAGACGGTATTTAATCCCTCTGCATGCCCAGTGTTCAGCCAAGAGCAGTTTTTGTTCTATGAATTTGAAATTCCACAG ACACTGGTAGGAAGACTGATTGGCAGGAAAGGAGCCTTTGTAAACAAGATCAAGGCTACCACTGATGCAACCCTTATAGTGTATCCACACAAGAACAGAAGGCTAAAATTATGTTCCGTTGAGG GTACCAGACAACAGGTTGACGCTGCCATAAGGATGATCAGAGACCACTTCCCCCTCGACAGATACCCTGACGTCACCCTAGAGCAGGTGTCAGGGAGAGCACCAGTACAGCCTGCAGTTCAGCCCACCGTTAACACGCAAGCCATGCAG ATTGAACTGACAGCTGGTGTGGTGGTAGAGGTGCGTGTGAGTTCTGTCATGAGCGGCGGGGAACTGTGGGTGCAGCagcctctccacccctctttctctgcccttcAGCGCCTCCATTCTTGCATGAACCTCAACTATGGGGATGGCTCAAACACCCCACCCTTGCCCGTACCTATTCAAG AAGGAACTGTGTGTGTAGGCCATGTTGCCAGACAGTGGATGAGATGCCAGGTATTAAGTTGCACAGAAGAATCTGCTATGGCGGTATTACTAGATGTTGGTGGAGTCCTTAACCTTCCCACGTCAGACCTAAGACAGATTCGATATGACTACATGACGCTCCCTTTCCAAGCCTCTCAGTGCCTGCTGCATGGAATCCAGCCTGTTGGAG aGGATGGCTGGGATGACACATCCGCAGCTGTGCTTGAAGAACTGGTCAGCGGCACAATCCTTTTTACCACTGTGGTCTCATATACTGAAGATGGTGTACCTCTAGTCAACCTCTACAGAAGACAGCAGGATCAG TACATCAACCTGAATGAGAAGATGGTACACCTGGGCCATGCGAAGTGGATAGCCCCCCCCTCGGCAAGCTGA
- the spoon gene encoding KH domain-containing protein akap-1 isoform X2: MYFLWGMKVALGAAAAITGASALIYIILRSRKWQTEQGGKDVPGSRHKVGTLGQVSSHEKSDVHVGGKTEPQRESKDHQEKNNYVSYKNLNGHVPANEDSDLSPDDFAPRSEGFVDGEKEKTSKEINTDKCGSPEEVPSNAGNETQDNCKETTVKVDVLTSCIVTLNATSCLGDECQLEGKERPVNDELEIEGNKEEIDGKHVDVIPSKESEVVQHLESAKPDTAETPGSSPNSTSESSIIHMPEDASTGEKEADQACQQDDNYSTDRDMQEDIVHVTKVCLREALPRDQDVPRLSQEEVNKSNMSPSTNIESQIIASALCVDEAVDSNDAGKVQKSESSLSNTQNEEISNEVKEEAKEELTLTLSASALEKIKNVPVMESKPELEAEAINQNDSIVDVSSSNVDASSVETTKIDNCEEMVVEKRELDCLVEEKKLEQDDGIQQDISLVKVESVVTQDSSTKPSVIKENCVDETVLVNGIEMSDNTTSVQKNADVKAEVIPNVTAEVIPDVTAKFIPDVTAETIPAVDAVPDCNDKQILNWAAEVQEEIAREKAELHTTEPEPKHPVCKVKVSEAPSDSTEQKSNKKNSTVPSSKDSLKQGSTKKPAKEASERGRRRRGAKQAPPRNEVPPELKTNNNVSHTKENSQTVGVEPATTDLENYPISEPDSHNCDSQSLKSIDSGQGSIEVEPETVFNPSACPVFSQEQFLFYEFEIPQTLVGRLIGRKGAFVNKIKATTDATLIVYPHKNRRLKLCSVEGTRQQVDAAIRMIRDHFPLDRYPDVTLEQVSGRAPVQPAVQPTVNTQAMQIELTAGVVVEVRVSSVMSGGELWVQQPLHPSFSALQRLHSCMNLNYGDGSNTPPLPVPIQEGTVCVGHVARQWMRCQVLSCTEESAMAVLLDVGGVLNLPTSDLRQIRYDYMTLPFQASQCLLHGIQPVGEDGWDDTSAAVLEELVSGTILFTTVVSYTEDGVPLVNLYRRQQDQYINLNEKMVHLGHAKWIAPPSAS, encoded by the exons atgtattttttatgGG GGATGAAGGTTGCCCTGGGAGCAGCGGCAGCCATTACTGGGGCTAGTGCCCTAATCTACATAATCCTAAGGTCACGTAAGTGGCAAACAGAGCAAGGAGGCAAGGATGTCCCAGGCTCCAGGCACAAGGTTGGCACACTTGGCCAAGTGTCGTCACATGAAAAATCAGACGTGCATGTGGGGGGGAAAACTGAGCCCCAAAGGGAGTCCAAAGATCACCAGGAGAAGAATAACTATGTTTCCTATAAGAACCTAAATGGCCACGTGCCAGCGAATGAGGACAGTGATTTGTCACCAGATGATTTTGCACCCAGAAGTGAAGGGTTTgttgatggggaaaaggagaagaccaGCAAGGAGATAAACACTGATAAATGCGGGTCTCCTGAAGAAGTTCCTTCCAATGCAGGTAATGAGACCCAAGACAACTGCAAGGAAACCACTGTCAAGGTTGATGTGCTCACTTCCTGCATTGTGACATTGAATGCTACTAGTTGTTTGGGAGATGAATGCCAGCTGGAAGGTAAGGAGAGGCCAGTGAATGATGAACTAGAAATTGAAGGTAATAAGGAGGAAATTGATGGAAAGCATGTGGATGTTATCCCCTCCAAGGAAAGTGAAGTTGTCCAGCATCTTGAAAGTGCCAAACCTGACACCGCGGAAACCCCTGGTAGCTCTCCTAATAGTACTTCGGAATCTAGCATTATTCATATGCCAGAAGATGCATCAACAGGTGAAAAGGAAGCTGATCAGGCATGTCAACAGGATGATAACTATTCTACTGACAGAGACATGCAGGAGGACATTGTACACGTCACAAAGGTGTGTCTTAGGGAAGCATTACCTAGAGACCAAGATGTGCCAAGACTCTCTCAAGAGGAAGTGAACAAGAGTAACATGTCACCCAGTACAAACATTGAGAGCCAAATCATAGCCTCTGCATTGTGTGTCGATGAAGCTGTAGATAGTAATGATGCAGGCAAAGTACAAAAATCTGAGTCATCACTTTCTAATACACAGAATGAAGAAATTTCAaatgaggtgaaggaagaagcaaaagaagaattgACTTTAACTCTATCTGCCAGTGCTCttgaaaagataaagaatgtACCTGTAATGGAAAGCAAACCAGAATTAGAGGCAGAGGCAATTAACCAAAATGATAGTATTGTTGATGTTTCTAGTAGTAATGTAGATGCAAGTTCTGTTGAAACCACAAAAATTGATAATTGTGAAGAGATGGTAGTGGAGAAAAGAGAACTAGATTGTTTGGTAGAAGAAAAGAAGTTGGAGCAAGATGATGGAATCCAACAAGATATTAGTTTGGTAAAGGTTGAATCTGTTGTTACGCAAGACTCATCTACTAAGCCATCTGTCATCAAAGAAAACTGTGTTGATGAGACTGTATTAGTCAATGGAATTGAGATGTCTGACAATACCACTAGTGTTCAGAAAAATGCTGATGTAAAAGCTGAGGTTATTCCAAATGTGACAGCTGAAGTTATTCCTGATGTGACAGCTAAATTTATTCCTGATGTAACAGCTGAAACTATTCCTGCAGTTGATGCTGTGCCAGATTGTAATGACAAACAAATTTTGAACTGGGCTGCTGAAGTGCAAGAAGAAATTGCAAGAGAAAAGGCTGAGCTTCACACCACTGAGCCTGAGCCAAAGCACCCAGTGTGCAAAGTCAAGGTGTCTGAAGCACCTTCTGACAGCACTGAACagaaatcaaacaaaaagaaTAGTACAGTTCCCTCATCCAAAGACAGCTTAAAACAAGGTAGCACAAAGAAGCCTGCAAAGGAGGCCTCagaaaggggcaggaggaggagaggggccaAGCAGGCCCCCCCTCGAAATGAAGTTCCACCCGAGCTGAAGACCAACAACAATGTAAGCCACACAAAGGAAAATTCCCAGACCGTAGGAGTGGAACCAGCAACTACTGATCTGGAAAACTACCCCATCTCGGAGCCTGACAGCCACAATTGTGACTCGCAAAGCTTG AAATCAATTGACAGCGGCCAGGGAAGTATTGAAGTAGAACCCGAGACGGTATTTAATCCCTCTGCATGCCCAGTGTTCAGCCAAGAGCAGTTTTTGTTCTATGAATTTGAAATTCCACAG ACACTGGTAGGAAGACTGATTGGCAGGAAAGGAGCCTTTGTAAACAAGATCAAGGCTACCACTGATGCAACCCTTATAGTGTATCCACACAAGAACAGAAGGCTAAAATTATGTTCCGTTGAGG GTACCAGACAACAGGTTGACGCTGCCATAAGGATGATCAGAGACCACTTCCCCCTCGACAGATACCCTGACGTCACCCTAGAGCAGGTGTCAGGGAGAGCACCAGTACAGCCTGCAGTTCAGCCCACCGTTAACACGCAAGCCATGCAG ATTGAACTGACAGCTGGTGTGGTGGTAGAGGTGCGTGTGAGTTCTGTCATGAGCGGCGGGGAACTGTGGGTGCAGCagcctctccacccctctttctctgcccttcAGCGCCTCCATTCTTGCATGAACCTCAACTATGGGGATGGCTCAAACACCCCACCCTTGCCCGTACCTATTCAAG AAGGAACTGTGTGTGTAGGCCATGTTGCCAGACAGTGGATGAGATGCCAGGTATTAAGTTGCACAGAAGAATCTGCTATGGCGGTATTACTAGATGTTGGTGGAGTCCTTAACCTTCCCACGTCAGACCTAAGACAGATTCGATATGACTACATGACGCTCCCTTTCCAAGCCTCTCAGTGCCTGCTGCATGGAATCCAGCCTGTTGGAG aGGATGGCTGGGATGACACATCCGCAGCTGTGCTTGAAGAACTGGTCAGCGGCACAATCCTTTTTACCACTGTGGTCTCATATACTGAAGATGGTGTACCTCTAGTCAACCTCTACAGAAGACAGCAGGATCAG TACATCAACCTGAATGAGAAGATGGTACACCTGGGCCATGCGAAGTGGATAGCCCCCCCCTCGGCAAGCTGA
- the spoon gene encoding KH domain-containing protein akap-1 isoform X1, whose translation MDSREVFLGRRNVGMKVALGAAAAITGASALIYIILRSRKWQTEQGGKDVPGSRHKVGTLGQVSSHEKSDVHVGGKTEPQRESKDHQEKNNYVSYKNLNGHVPANEDSDLSPDDFAPRSEGFVDGEKEKTSKEINTDKCGSPEEVPSNAGNETQDNCKETTVKVDVLTSCIVTLNATSCLGDECQLEGKERPVNDELEIEGNKEEIDGKHVDVIPSKESEVVQHLESAKPDTAETPGSSPNSTSESSIIHMPEDASTGEKEADQACQQDDNYSTDRDMQEDIVHVTKVCLREALPRDQDVPRLSQEEVNKSNMSPSTNIESQIIASALCVDEAVDSNDAGKVQKSESSLSNTQNEEISNEVKEEAKEELTLTLSASALEKIKNVPVMESKPELEAEAINQNDSIVDVSSSNVDASSVETTKIDNCEEMVVEKRELDCLVEEKKLEQDDGIQQDISLVKVESVVTQDSSTKPSVIKENCVDETVLVNGIEMSDNTTSVQKNADVKAEVIPNVTAEVIPDVTAKFIPDVTAETIPAVDAVPDCNDKQILNWAAEVQEEIAREKAELHTTEPEPKHPVCKVKVSEAPSDSTEQKSNKKNSTVPSSKDSLKQGSTKKPAKEASERGRRRRGAKQAPPRNEVPPELKTNNNVSHTKENSQTVGVEPATTDLENYPISEPDSHNCDSQSLKSIDSGQGSIEVEPETVFNPSACPVFSQEQFLFYEFEIPQTLVGRLIGRKGAFVNKIKATTDATLIVYPHKNRRLKLCSVEGTRQQVDAAIRMIRDHFPLDRYPDVTLEQVSGRAPVQPAVQPTVNTQAMQIELTAGVVVEVRVSSVMSGGELWVQQPLHPSFSALQRLHSCMNLNYGDGSNTPPLPVPIQEGTVCVGHVARQWMRCQVLSCTEESAMAVLLDVGGVLNLPTSDLRQIRYDYMTLPFQASQCLLHGIQPVGEDGWDDTSAAVLEELVSGTILFTTVVSYTEDGVPLVNLYRRQQDQYINLNEKMVHLGHAKWIAPPSAS comes from the exons ATGGACAGCCGAGAGGTTTTCCTTGGGCGAAGGAATGTAG GGATGAAGGTTGCCCTGGGAGCAGCGGCAGCCATTACTGGGGCTAGTGCCCTAATCTACATAATCCTAAGGTCACGTAAGTGGCAAACAGAGCAAGGAGGCAAGGATGTCCCAGGCTCCAGGCACAAGGTTGGCACACTTGGCCAAGTGTCGTCACATGAAAAATCAGACGTGCATGTGGGGGGGAAAACTGAGCCCCAAAGGGAGTCCAAAGATCACCAGGAGAAGAATAACTATGTTTCCTATAAGAACCTAAATGGCCACGTGCCAGCGAATGAGGACAGTGATTTGTCACCAGATGATTTTGCACCCAGAAGTGAAGGGTTTgttgatggggaaaaggagaagaccaGCAAGGAGATAAACACTGATAAATGCGGGTCTCCTGAAGAAGTTCCTTCCAATGCAGGTAATGAGACCCAAGACAACTGCAAGGAAACCACTGTCAAGGTTGATGTGCTCACTTCCTGCATTGTGACATTGAATGCTACTAGTTGTTTGGGAGATGAATGCCAGCTGGAAGGTAAGGAGAGGCCAGTGAATGATGAACTAGAAATTGAAGGTAATAAGGAGGAAATTGATGGAAAGCATGTGGATGTTATCCCCTCCAAGGAAAGTGAAGTTGTCCAGCATCTTGAAAGTGCCAAACCTGACACCGCGGAAACCCCTGGTAGCTCTCCTAATAGTACTTCGGAATCTAGCATTATTCATATGCCAGAAGATGCATCAACAGGTGAAAAGGAAGCTGATCAGGCATGTCAACAGGATGATAACTATTCTACTGACAGAGACATGCAGGAGGACATTGTACACGTCACAAAGGTGTGTCTTAGGGAAGCATTACCTAGAGACCAAGATGTGCCAAGACTCTCTCAAGAGGAAGTGAACAAGAGTAACATGTCACCCAGTACAAACATTGAGAGCCAAATCATAGCCTCTGCATTGTGTGTCGATGAAGCTGTAGATAGTAATGATGCAGGCAAAGTACAAAAATCTGAGTCATCACTTTCTAATACACAGAATGAAGAAATTTCAaatgaggtgaaggaagaagcaaaagaagaattgACTTTAACTCTATCTGCCAGTGCTCttgaaaagataaagaatgtACCTGTAATGGAAAGCAAACCAGAATTAGAGGCAGAGGCAATTAACCAAAATGATAGTATTGTTGATGTTTCTAGTAGTAATGTAGATGCAAGTTCTGTTGAAACCACAAAAATTGATAATTGTGAAGAGATGGTAGTGGAGAAAAGAGAACTAGATTGTTTGGTAGAAGAAAAGAAGTTGGAGCAAGATGATGGAATCCAACAAGATATTAGTTTGGTAAAGGTTGAATCTGTTGTTACGCAAGACTCATCTACTAAGCCATCTGTCATCAAAGAAAACTGTGTTGATGAGACTGTATTAGTCAATGGAATTGAGATGTCTGACAATACCACTAGTGTTCAGAAAAATGCTGATGTAAAAGCTGAGGTTATTCCAAATGTGACAGCTGAAGTTATTCCTGATGTGACAGCTAAATTTATTCCTGATGTAACAGCTGAAACTATTCCTGCAGTTGATGCTGTGCCAGATTGTAATGACAAACAAATTTTGAACTGGGCTGCTGAAGTGCAAGAAGAAATTGCAAGAGAAAAGGCTGAGCTTCACACCACTGAGCCTGAGCCAAAGCACCCAGTGTGCAAAGTCAAGGTGTCTGAAGCACCTTCTGACAGCACTGAACagaaatcaaacaaaaagaaTAGTACAGTTCCCTCATCCAAAGACAGCTTAAAACAAGGTAGCACAAAGAAGCCTGCAAAGGAGGCCTCagaaaggggcaggaggaggagaggggccaAGCAGGCCCCCCCTCGAAATGAAGTTCCACCCGAGCTGAAGACCAACAACAATGTAAGCCACACAAAGGAAAATTCCCAGACCGTAGGAGTGGAACCAGCAACTACTGATCTGGAAAACTACCCCATCTCGGAGCCTGACAGCCACAATTGTGACTCGCAAAGCTTG AAATCAATTGACAGCGGCCAGGGAAGTATTGAAGTAGAACCCGAGACGGTATTTAATCCCTCTGCATGCCCAGTGTTCAGCCAAGAGCAGTTTTTGTTCTATGAATTTGAAATTCCACAG ACACTGGTAGGAAGACTGATTGGCAGGAAAGGAGCCTTTGTAAACAAGATCAAGGCTACCACTGATGCAACCCTTATAGTGTATCCACACAAGAACAGAAGGCTAAAATTATGTTCCGTTGAGG GTACCAGACAACAGGTTGACGCTGCCATAAGGATGATCAGAGACCACTTCCCCCTCGACAGATACCCTGACGTCACCCTAGAGCAGGTGTCAGGGAGAGCACCAGTACAGCCTGCAGTTCAGCCCACCGTTAACACGCAAGCCATGCAG ATTGAACTGACAGCTGGTGTGGTGGTAGAGGTGCGTGTGAGTTCTGTCATGAGCGGCGGGGAACTGTGGGTGCAGCagcctctccacccctctttctctgcccttcAGCGCCTCCATTCTTGCATGAACCTCAACTATGGGGATGGCTCAAACACCCCACCCTTGCCCGTACCTATTCAAG AAGGAACTGTGTGTGTAGGCCATGTTGCCAGACAGTGGATGAGATGCCAGGTATTAAGTTGCACAGAAGAATCTGCTATGGCGGTATTACTAGATGTTGGTGGAGTCCTTAACCTTCCCACGTCAGACCTAAGACAGATTCGATATGACTACATGACGCTCCCTTTCCAAGCCTCTCAGTGCCTGCTGCATGGAATCCAGCCTGTTGGAG aGGATGGCTGGGATGACACATCCGCAGCTGTGCTTGAAGAACTGGTCAGCGGCACAATCCTTTTTACCACTGTGGTCTCATATACTGAAGATGGTGTACCTCTAGTCAACCTCTACAGAAGACAGCAGGATCAG TACATCAACCTGAATGAGAAGATGGTACACCTGGGCCATGCGAAGTGGATAGCCCCCCCCTCGGCAAGCTGA